A single window of Sander lucioperca isolate FBNREF2018 chromosome 22, SLUC_FBN_1.2, whole genome shotgun sequence DNA harbors:
- the noc3l gene encoding nucleolar complex protein 3 homolog: protein MGPPRSKKRRPTFRRLLKTSGVKLENKLKNRTLKQQNVAKKQRKEQKKLRAAVKDAAIRTPRPLETYRNRPEEEEEEEFLETLPTDMMEEDDVQQMTAMARQASFITRDLSACGPVHGGKKRSADAVRSYEKVPRKMVRTEETEVIHLLPIKDQRGVVPQSVERVIEKQPEEEEEEEEEEQAAEEPEQSENEMASLTAEQRETLRVQKINDRKLVIASLGSAVVSDPYRNIKRVKELRGMLMESDPSVAVTVRKLVMVSLMEIFKDIAPTYRIRPLTPEEKAAKVKKETQQIREFEEGLVSQYKFYLEDLEQTIKDWKQQKKKRRQAVGFDSYRGLAEVSVRCLCSLLLALPHFNFHNNIVVVLVPLMNDADKQVSQMCCDAFRNLFQQDKEGGASLAAVRVISGLVKRLNYHVRPELLRTLLSLRIKEVQMKKDMEDTAPTKKFMNNKEKRKKLSRMQRKWKKAEEKLEKELLEAEASESKEKKIKLHTETLNIVFLVYFRILKKAQKSVLLPAVLEGLANFAHLINLEFFDDLLNVLQNLIQSGDLTNRESLHCIQTVFTILSGQGDVLNIDPLNFYSQLYRMLPRLHAGAPNDDIIIVLRCLDAMLTRRRKQVTLQRAMAFVKRLSTLSLHVLPNASVGLLAASRATVHAFPRCDLLLDNEVQGSGFYLAELDEPEHCNSQNTALWELQPLQRHYHPVVRRLALHLSHGAPSEGSAALGALSRKSPAELFNAYSVRDMTFNPPVAPPGSKKKDRFGFGASLLDAELQGRVDNAMTTAAVATETQLDFNAAHLH from the exons ATGGGTCCG CCGCGGTCTAAGAAGCGGCGTCCTACGTTCCGGCGCCTGCTGAAGACGAGCGGCGTGAAGCTGGAGAACAAGCTGAAGAACCGGACGCTGAAGCAGCAGAACGTCGCCAAGAAGCAGCGCAAGGAGCAGAAGAAGCTCCGCGCCGCGGTGAAGGACGCCGCCATCAGGACGCCCCGCCCGCTGGAGACGTACCGCAACAGGCCTG aggaagaggaagaggaggagtttCTGGAGACGCTGCCGACCGACATGATGGAGGAAGACGACGTGCAGCAGATGACCGCCATGGCTCGCCAGGCGTCCTTCATCACCAGAGACCTGTCGGCATg cggcCCGGTGCACGGCGGGAAGAAGCGTAGCGCCGACGCGGTTCGGAGTTACGAGAAAGTTCCCAGAAAGATGGTTCGGACGGAGGAGACGGAGGTGATCCACCTGCTGCCCATCAAAGACCAGAGAGGAGTCGTCCCGCAGAGCGTGGAGAGAG ttaTTGAAAAGCAgccggaggaggaagaggaggaagaagaagaggaacagGCAGCGGAGGAACCGGAGCAGTCTGAGAACG AGATGGCGTCTCTAACAGCTGAGCAGAGAGAGACTCTCAGAGTTCAGAAGATCAACGACAGGAAGCTGGTCATCGCCAGCCTGGGATCAGCCGTCGTCTCCGATCCGTACAGAAAC ataaaGCGAGTGAAGGAGCTGCGTGGGATGCTAATGGAGTCTGACCCCAGCGTGGCGGTGACAGTCAGGAAGCTTGTGATGGTTTCTCTGATGGAGATCTTTAAAGACATCGCCCCGACCTACAGGATCCGACCTCTGACCCCTGAGGAAAAGGCCGCCAAG gtgAAGAAAGAGACTCAGCAGATCAGAGAGTTTGAAGAAGGTTTGGTCAGTCAGTACAAGTTCTACCTAGAGGACCTGGAGCAGACCAtcaaag actggaagcagcagaagaagaagcGGCGCCAGGCGGTAGGGTTCGATTCCTACCGTGGCCTGGCCGAGGTCTCCGTGCGCTGCCTGTGTTCTCTGCTGCTCGCTCTGCCGCACTTCAACTTCCACAACAACATCGTGGTGGTCCTGGTCCCGCTGATGAACGACGCCGACAAGCAG GTGTCGCAAATGTGCTGCGATGCGTTCAGGAACCTGTTCCAGCAGGACAAAGAGGGCGGGGCTTCCCTGGCCGCGGTGCGTGTCATCTCCGGCCTCGTTAAGAGACTCAACTACCACGTCAGGCCTGAG CTGCTGCGGACGCTGCTGAGTCTGCGGATAAAGGAGGTGCAGATGAAGAAGGACATGGAGGACACGGCACCCACGAAGAAGTTCATGAACAAcaaggagaagaggaagaagctgTCCAGGATGCAGAGGAAG tggAAGAAGGcggaggagaagttggagaAAGAGCTGCTGGAGGCTGAAGCCTCGGAGAGTAAAGAGAAGAAGATCAAACTG cACACAGAGACGTTAAACATCGTCTTCCTCGTCTACTTCAGGATCCTCAAGAAAGCTCAGAAATCTGTCCTCCTTCCTGCTGTTCTGGAGGGACTCGCCAA ttTTGCCCATCTGATCAATTTGGAGTTCTTCGACGACCTGCTCAACGTGCTGCAGAATCTTATCCAATCAGGA GATCTGACCAATCGGGAGAGCCTCCACTGCATCCAGACCGTCTTCACCATCCTATCAGGACaag GAGACGTTCTAAACATCGACCCGCTCAACTTCTACTCTCAGCTGTACCGGATGCTGCCACGGCTACACGCAG GGGCCCCTaatgatgacatcatcatcGTGCTGCGCTGCCTGGACGCCATGCTGACGCGGCGCAGGAAGCAGGTGACGCTGCAGCGAGCCATGGCATTCGTGAAGCGTCTGAGCACGCTCAGTCTGCACGTCCTGCCCAACGCCAGCGTGGGCCTCCTCGCCGCCAGCAGGGCCACTGTGCAT gccTTCCCTAGGTGTGACCTCCTATTGGATAACGAGGTCCAGGGGAGTGGCTTCTACCTGGCTGAGCTGGATGAGCCTGAACACTGTAACAGCCAGAACACGGCGCTGTGGGAGCTGCAGCCACTGCAG AGACACTACCACCCGGTGGTGCGGCGGCTGGCGCTCCACCTGAGTCACGGCGCTCCCAGCGAAGGATCGGCAGCGCTTGGCGCCCTGAGCCGCAA GTCTCCGGCGGAGCTGTTTAACGCCTACAGCGTCAGAGACATgacctttaaccctcctgtaGCTCCACCCGGCAGCAAGAAGAAG GACCGTTTTGGGTTCGGAGCATCGCTGCTGGACGCCGAGCTGCAGGGACGAGTCGACAACGCCATGACGACCGCTGCCGTTGCCACGGAGACGCAGCTGGACTTTAATGCAGCACActtacactga